The proteins below come from a single Burkholderia humptydooensis genomic window:
- a CDS encoding CpaD family pilus assembly lipoprotein, whose protein sequence is MAIRLEHTLRRRASRAVAACAWTALAALGGCMAGHPPYGMPDASVIGYDARTGLARAPDCAALEQRSQMIDAGRARPGVSFGCATYGNLAAMLARPADLVAPLPYAGADAALGASAVRRYDEGRTTPLNPTSTTTSVTH, encoded by the coding sequence ATGGCGATTCGATTGGAACACACGCTGCGCCGGCGCGCATCGCGCGCGGTGGCCGCGTGCGCGTGGACGGCGCTCGCCGCGCTCGGCGGCTGCATGGCCGGCCATCCGCCGTACGGGATGCCCGATGCGTCGGTGATCGGCTACGACGCGCGCACGGGGCTCGCGCGCGCGCCCGACTGCGCGGCGCTCGAGCAGCGCTCGCAGATGATCGACGCGGGCCGCGCGCGGCCCGGCGTGAGCTTCGGCTGCGCGACCTACGGCAATCTCGCGGCGATGCTCGCGCGGCCCGCCGATCTCGTCGCGCCGCTGCCTTACGCGGGCGCGGACGCGGCGCTCGGCGCGAGCGCGGTGCGCCGTTACGACGAGGGCCGCACGACGCCGCTCAACCCGACGTCGACGACGACGTCCGTCACGCATTAG
- a CDS encoding TadE/TadG family type IV pilus assembly protein, producing the protein MKRVSRLVRDERGVVSLEFVLVFPFMMLVLFGIVDTSLLLCDKAVITNASREAARAGVVVRVPQLAATDIANVALSYAQGSLVSGGTVGAPVVNVDQSAGTSPGSPLKVTVSYTYQGLVLGSALSALTGPITLTAVTVMNYE; encoded by the coding sequence ATGAAACGCGTCTCCCGGCTGGTGCGCGACGAGCGCGGCGTGGTGTCGCTCGAATTCGTGCTCGTGTTTCCGTTCATGATGCTCGTGCTGTTCGGCATCGTCGACACGAGCCTGCTGCTCTGCGACAAGGCGGTGATCACCAACGCGAGCCGAGAGGCCGCGCGCGCGGGCGTCGTCGTGCGCGTGCCGCAACTGGCCGCGACCGACATCGCGAACGTTGCGCTGTCGTACGCGCAGGGCAGCCTCGTGAGCGGCGGCACGGTCGGCGCGCCCGTCGTCAACGTCGACCAGTCGGCCGGCACGTCGCCCGGCAGCCCGTTGAAAGTGACCGTCAGCTACACGTATCAGGGCCTCGTGCTCGGCTCCGCGCTGAGCGCGCTGACGGGCCCGATCACGCTGACGGCCGTGACGGTGATGAACTATGAATGA
- a CDS encoding type II secretion system F family protein, whose translation MSAADVVAVGAFFAIVVAGFVVRALHDLARRRPAARVRARVGALRAAGRSAPPARASRVGQQLFTRPHGEGEDGALRAWLRARGERVRTAAGAGGARAIAFASALAALAGFVGASFAGVAPWLRIALAAALAAGAARAVYRILIARFKQRFLGVFPDALDLIIRAVRAGIPVAQAIGTAGRESEEPVRATFRAMGDALRVGADLKDVLEQQAERLQLADFSFFGVCLVLQRETGGNLTETLENLSGIIRTRRDIRMKTRALTAEGRIASKIIAAVPFAIAAFLFVVNRPYIDLLFRTRAGHKMLILAAVLLTIGLAMIRKIANLDTSR comes from the coding sequence GTGAGCGCCGCGGACGTCGTTGCCGTCGGCGCGTTCTTCGCGATCGTCGTCGCGGGCTTCGTCGTGCGCGCGCTGCACGATCTCGCGCGTCGGCGGCCCGCCGCGCGCGTGCGGGCGCGCGTCGGCGCGCTGCGCGCCGCGGGACGCAGCGCGCCGCCCGCGCGCGCGTCGCGCGTCGGCCAGCAATTGTTCACCCGCCCGCACGGCGAAGGCGAAGACGGCGCGCTGCGCGCATGGCTGCGCGCGCGCGGCGAGCGCGTGCGCACGGCGGCGGGCGCGGGCGGCGCGCGCGCGATCGCGTTCGCCTCCGCGCTCGCGGCGCTCGCGGGCTTCGTCGGCGCGTCGTTCGCGGGCGTCGCGCCGTGGCTGCGGATCGCGCTCGCGGCGGCGCTTGCGGCCGGCGCGGCGCGCGCCGTCTACCGGATTCTGATCGCGCGCTTCAAGCAACGCTTTCTCGGCGTGTTCCCGGACGCGCTCGATCTGATCATCCGCGCGGTGCGCGCGGGCATCCCCGTCGCACAGGCGATCGGCACCGCGGGCCGCGAAAGCGAGGAGCCCGTGCGCGCGACGTTTCGCGCGATGGGCGATGCGCTGCGCGTCGGCGCGGACCTGAAGGACGTGCTCGAGCAGCAGGCCGAGCGCCTGCAGCTCGCCGATTTCTCGTTCTTCGGCGTGTGCCTCGTGTTGCAGCGCGAGACGGGCGGCAATCTGACGGAGACGCTCGAGAACCTCTCGGGCATCATCCGCACGCGTCGCGACATCCGGATGAAGACGCGCGCGCTGACGGCGGAAGGGCGCATCGCGAGCAAGATCATCGCGGCCGTGCCGTTCGCGATCGCCGCGTTCCTGTTCGTCGTGAACCGGCCGTACATCGACCTGCTGTTCCGCACGCGCGCGGGGCACAAGATGCTGATCCTCGCCGCGGTGCTGCTCACGATCGGCCTCGCGATGATTCGCAAGATCGCCAACCTGGACACGTCGCGATGA
- a CDS encoding CpaF family protein has protein sequence MFGRRPSSSFAPGADVGVREFANDAALPGATPAVGHASAPDAPDAPNAGGASRARDPADASRANPPAGARRESGAPDGHPRAPRDARDDRDARDNRDNHDDRNDPDGSGHAQDHHEALIRSETFRTIRAVVFSSMNMSAALMMSRAEVREGIEQTAADMIARERLTVTLAEQALIVDEILNDMFGVGPIEPLLADERVTDILVNGPDQVYVERAGKLELTPLKFRDNAHVINVAQRIAAAVGRRVDESSPMVDARLADGSRVNVVLPPIAIRGASISIRKFAKRNITLARMAQQGNLSQAMVEVLKIASACRLNIVISGGTGSGKTTLLNALSHFIDSHERVVTIEDAAELQLQQPHVVSLETRPENSEGLGGVSQRDLVRNALRMRPDRIILGETRGPEAFDVLQAMNTGHDGSMTTIHANTPRDAITRLESMVMMANGNLPLVSIRRQIASAVHMILQIERMRDGVRRVTRVTEIAGMEGDVVITQDLFAFRYDASAFQEQVHGMFESSSLRPAFAQRAAYYGLEGALLGALQP, from the coding sequence ATGTTCGGCCGCCGCCCGTCGTCTTCGTTCGCGCCCGGCGCCGACGTCGGCGTGCGCGAGTTCGCGAACGACGCCGCGTTGCCGGGCGCGACGCCCGCCGTTGGCCACGCGTCGGCGCCCGATGCGCCCGATGCGCCCAATGCGGGCGGCGCGTCGCGCGCGCGCGATCCGGCGGACGCCTCGCGCGCGAATCCGCCCGCGGGCGCCCGGCGGGAAAGCGGCGCACCCGACGGCCATCCGCGCGCGCCGCGCGACGCTCGGGACGATCGCGACGCTCGGGACAATCGCGACAATCACGACGATCGAAACGACCCTGACGGCTCCGGCCACGCGCAAGACCACCACGAGGCGCTGATCCGCTCGGAGACGTTCAGGACGATCCGCGCGGTCGTGTTCTCGTCGATGAACATGTCGGCCGCGCTGATGATGTCGCGCGCCGAGGTGCGCGAAGGCATCGAGCAGACGGCCGCCGACATGATCGCGCGCGAGCGCCTGACGGTGACGCTCGCCGAGCAGGCGCTCATCGTCGACGAGATCCTCAACGACATGTTCGGCGTCGGCCCGATCGAGCCGCTCCTCGCGGACGAGCGCGTGACCGACATCCTCGTCAACGGCCCCGACCAGGTGTACGTCGAGCGCGCGGGCAAGCTCGAGCTCACGCCGCTGAAGTTCCGCGACAACGCGCACGTGATCAACGTCGCGCAGCGGATCGCGGCGGCGGTCGGGCGGCGCGTCGACGAGAGCAGCCCGATGGTCGACGCGCGGCTCGCGGACGGCAGCCGCGTGAACGTCGTGCTGCCGCCGATCGCGATCCGCGGCGCGTCGATCTCGATCCGCAAGTTCGCGAAGCGCAACATCACGCTCGCGCGGATGGCGCAGCAGGGCAACCTGTCGCAGGCGATGGTCGAGGTGCTGAAGATCGCGAGCGCGTGCCGGCTGAACATCGTGATCTCGGGCGGCACGGGCTCCGGCAAGACGACGCTGCTGAACGCGCTGTCGCACTTCATCGATTCGCACGAGCGCGTCGTGACGATCGAGGACGCGGCCGAGCTGCAACTGCAGCAGCCGCACGTGGTGAGCCTCGAGACCCGTCCGGAGAACAGCGAGGGGCTGGGCGGCGTGTCGCAGCGCGATCTCGTGCGCAACGCGCTGCGCATGCGCCCCGACCGGATCATCCTCGGCGAGACGCGCGGCCCGGAGGCGTTCGACGTGCTGCAGGCGATGAACACCGGGCACGACGGCTCGATGACGACGATCCACGCGAACACGCCGCGCGATGCGATCACGCGCCTCGAGAGCATGGTGATGATGGCCAACGGCAACCTGCCGCTCGTGTCGATCCGCCGGCAGATCGCGAGCGCGGTGCACATGATCCTGCAGATCGAGCGGATGCGCGACGGCGTGCGGCGCGTCACGCGCGTGACCGAGATCGCGGGCATGGAGGGCGACGTCGTGATCACGCAGGATCTGTTCGCGTTCCGCTACGACGCGAGCGCGTTCCAGGAGCAGGTGCACGGGATGTTCGAATCGTCTTCGCTGCGGCCGGCGTTCGCGCAGCGCGCCGCGTATTACGGCCTCGAGGGCGCGCTGCTCGGCGCGTTGCAGCCGTGA
- a CDS encoding amino acid ABC transporter permease, with protein MDAWLAPKYLMWLWQGFLLTLGLSFAAAVAATLAGFALAIARHAKRAWPRRAAAAYVVAFRNTPLVVQLLFWYFGVASLLPEPVMAWLNARHAAALGGVELHWPSFEFVAGWVGLSCYTSAFVAEEFQAGLRGVPAAQHHAASALGLSPLQTFRFVVLPQAVRIALPPLFGQYMNLIKNSSLTMAIGVAELSYASRQVETETFRTFAAFGVSTVLYIAAVAAVEAFAQWTVRRRDRTFAGR; from the coding sequence ATGGACGCCTGGCTCGCTCCCAAATATCTGATGTGGTTATGGCAGGGCTTCCTGCTGACGCTCGGCCTGTCGTTCGCGGCGGCCGTCGCGGCGACGCTCGCGGGCTTCGCGCTCGCGATCGCGCGGCATGCGAAGCGCGCATGGCCGAGGCGCGCGGCGGCCGCGTACGTCGTCGCGTTTCGCAACACGCCGCTCGTCGTGCAATTGCTGTTCTGGTATTTCGGCGTCGCGTCGCTGCTGCCCGAGCCCGTGATGGCGTGGCTCAACGCGCGCCATGCGGCGGCCCTGGGCGGCGTCGAGCTGCATTGGCCGTCGTTCGAGTTCGTCGCGGGCTGGGTCGGCCTGAGCTGCTACACGAGCGCGTTCGTCGCCGAGGAGTTCCAGGCGGGGCTGCGCGGCGTGCCCGCCGCGCAGCATCACGCGGCGAGCGCGCTCGGCCTGTCGCCGCTGCAGACGTTCCGGTTCGTCGTGCTGCCGCAGGCGGTGCGGATCGCGCTGCCGCCGCTCTTCGGCCAATACATGAATCTGATCAAGAACTCGTCGCTGACGATGGCGATCGGCGTCGCCGAGCTGTCGTATGCGTCGCGCCAGGTCGAGACCGAGACGTTCCGGACCTTCGCCGCGTTCGGCGTGTCGACCGTGCTGTACATCGCGGCGGTCGCGGCCGTCGAAGCGTTCGCGCAATGGACGGTGCGGCGCCGCGATCGCACGTTCGCGGGGCGCTGA
- a CDS encoding type II secretion system F family protein has product MNPAALSIAIMLVLAAVVALAWLLARDVAARRRVAQRARASAARAAAVYAPVDDGARSVPRRVAQRVASLGERVPVVDATQRMKLAARLASAGFRECHAVSVMVGLKLVVGACAGLAALVVGAHVPRAGDYVVLRVLMMAGAFVIGMMLPEHALGFAVARRQKTIAAYLPDALDLLVICTNAGNSLSVAIRRVASELKTICPPLADEFSVCANELQIGGEPAFALNAMAARIGLPSMRALVTTLVQSQQYGTPITQSLRMLSRTERAMQMIALEEKAAKLAPKMTLPMMLFVMPTVALIAAGPAVIRLIAVFHK; this is encoded by the coding sequence ATGAACCCGGCCGCGCTGTCGATCGCCATCATGCTCGTGCTCGCCGCTGTCGTGGCGCTTGCGTGGCTGCTCGCGCGCGACGTCGCGGCGCGCCGGCGCGTCGCGCAGCGTGCGCGCGCGAGCGCCGCGCGCGCAGCGGCCGTCTACGCGCCCGTGGACGACGGCGCGCGCAGCGTGCCGCGGCGCGTCGCGCAGCGGGTGGCGTCGCTCGGCGAGCGGGTGCCCGTCGTCGACGCGACGCAGCGGATGAAGCTCGCCGCGCGGCTCGCGAGCGCGGGCTTTCGCGAGTGCCACGCGGTGTCGGTGATGGTGGGGCTCAAGCTCGTCGTCGGCGCGTGCGCGGGGCTCGCCGCGCTCGTCGTCGGCGCGCACGTGCCGCGCGCCGGCGATTATGTCGTGCTGCGCGTGCTGATGATGGCGGGCGCGTTCGTGATCGGCATGATGCTGCCCGAGCACGCGCTCGGCTTCGCGGTCGCGCGCCGCCAGAAGACGATCGCCGCGTACCTGCCCGACGCGCTCGATCTGCTCGTCATCTGCACGAACGCGGGCAACAGCCTCTCGGTCGCGATCCGGCGCGTCGCGTCCGAGCTGAAGACGATCTGCCCGCCGCTCGCCGACGAATTCTCCGTCTGCGCGAACGAGCTGCAGATCGGCGGCGAGCCCGCGTTCGCGCTCAACGCGATGGCTGCGCGCATCGGCCTGCCGTCGATGCGCGCGCTCGTGACGACGCTCGTCCAGTCGCAGCAGTACGGCACGCCGATCACGCAGTCGCTGCGGATGCTGTCGCGCACGGAGCGCGCGATGCAGATGATCGCGCTCGAGGAAAAGGCGGCGAAGCTCGCGCCGAAGATGACGCTGCCGATGATGCTGTTCGTGATGCCGACCGTCGCGTTGATCGCGGCGGGGCCGGCGGTGATTCGACTGATAGCGGTGTTCCACAAATGA
- a CDS encoding tetratricopeptide repeat protein, with product MNEPHFDDACDRACTARRIGREGHAGRAGRVGRLRRATPAARVFSPLFSPLFSLLFSLSFVALLTGCASHGAFQPRPVLSQRGTVGDSDLTVAESALAAGNAELAATLFERALKADPRSLPAQVGLGDAMYQTGELARAGVLYVQAATAAPDDPRAQLGLARVALRERHLDDALARYAKLNAAHPENIAAAAGLGTVLDLLGRHDDAQSVYRAALARHPDAHALTTDLGLSLVLANRAREGANVLLDVAGLSNAPAQAREDLALAYGMLGNDDAAKRILIHDLPAASAEDNLRFYRNVRERRAAGAGSPGGAPNVTSAAGKANAAHAAAAAGATAGAGPAPVRAEIVK from the coding sequence ATGAACGAGCCACATTTCGACGACGCATGCGATCGCGCATGCACGGCGCGGCGCATCGGCCGCGAGGGGCATGCAGGGCGGGCAGGGCGCGTGGGGCGCCTGCGCCGCGCGACGCCGGCCGCGCGGGTGTTCTCCCCGTTGTTCTCCCCGTTGTTCTCCTTGCTGTTCTCCCTGTCGTTCGTCGCGCTGCTCACGGGCTGCGCGAGCCACGGCGCGTTTCAGCCGCGGCCAGTGCTGTCGCAGCGCGGCACGGTCGGCGACAGCGATCTGACCGTCGCCGAGAGCGCGCTCGCGGCCGGCAACGCGGAGCTCGCGGCGACGCTCTTCGAGCGCGCGCTGAAGGCCGACCCGCGGTCGCTGCCCGCGCAGGTCGGGCTCGGCGATGCGATGTACCAGACGGGCGAACTTGCGCGCGCGGGTGTCTTGTATGTGCAGGCGGCGACCGCCGCGCCGGACGATCCGCGCGCGCAGTTGGGCCTCGCGCGCGTCGCGCTGCGCGAGCGGCATCTCGACGACGCGCTCGCGCGTTACGCGAAGCTGAACGCCGCGCATCCGGAGAACATCGCGGCGGCGGCCGGCCTTGGCACGGTGCTGGATCTGCTCGGGCGGCACGACGACGCGCAGAGCGTGTATCGCGCGGCGCTCGCGCGCCATCCGGACGCGCACGCGCTCACGACCGATCTCGGCCTGTCGCTCGTGCTCGCGAATCGCGCGCGCGAGGGCGCGAACGTGCTGCTCGACGTCGCGGGGCTGTCGAACGCGCCGGCGCAGGCGCGCGAGGACCTTGCGCTCGCATACGGGATGCTCGGCAACGACGATGCCGCGAAGCGCATCCTCATTCACGATCTGCCGGCGGCGTCGGCGGAGGACAACCTGCGTTTCTACCGGAACGTGCGCGAGCGAAGGGCGGCGGGGGCGGGCAGTCCGGGCGGCGCGCCGAATGTGACGAGTGCGGCAGGCAAGGCGAACGCGGCGCATGCAGCGGCGGCAGCGGGCGCGACCGCCGGCGCCGGCCCCGCGCCCGTGCGCGCGGAGATTGTCAAATGA
- a CDS encoding ABC transporter substrate-binding protein gives MKLKPFATWLIGLSLVAAHAAAHADRLDDIKKSGVLRVATFDSNPPFGFVDRKTNRIVGLDVDYAQALADRLGVRLKLQPTNPANRIPFLTSGKVDLVLANFTITDERAKQIDFSIPYFASGQQFLAKKGVLKSADQLNGLRIGADKGTTNEVTLREKFPKATIVAYDDTPFAFAALRAGNVQAITQDGPKLIGLLANVPDKQNYEVPAFSISNDYMGVGVPKGETRLVAFVNDTLTNLEANGRAGRIYDAWFGPNTKTPLARIFRIGDKR, from the coding sequence ATGAAACTCAAGCCATTCGCTACCTGGCTCATCGGTCTGTCGCTCGTCGCCGCGCATGCGGCCGCGCACGCGGACCGCCTCGACGACATCAAGAAGTCCGGCGTGCTGCGCGTCGCGACGTTCGACAGCAATCCGCCATTCGGCTTCGTCGATCGGAAGACGAACCGGATCGTCGGCCTCGACGTCGACTATGCGCAGGCGCTCGCCGACAGGCTCGGCGTCAGGCTGAAGCTGCAGCCCACCAATCCCGCGAACCGCATTCCGTTCCTGACCTCGGGCAAGGTCGATCTCGTGCTGGCGAACTTCACGATCACCGACGAGCGCGCGAAGCAGATCGACTTCAGCATTCCGTATTTCGCGTCCGGCCAGCAGTTCCTCGCGAAGAAGGGCGTGCTGAAATCGGCCGACCAACTGAACGGCCTGCGCATCGGCGCCGACAAGGGCACGACGAACGAAGTCACGCTGCGCGAGAAATTCCCGAAGGCGACGATCGTCGCGTACGACGACACGCCGTTCGCGTTCGCCGCGCTGCGCGCGGGCAACGTGCAGGCGATCACGCAGGACGGCCCGAAGCTGATCGGCCTGCTCGCGAACGTGCCGGACAAGCAGAACTACGAAGTGCCCGCGTTTTCGATCTCGAACGATTACATGGGCGTCGGCGTGCCGAAGGGCGAGACGCGGCTCGTCGCGTTCGTCAACGATACGCTGACGAATCTCGAAGCGAACGGCCGCGCGGGCCGGATCTACGATGCATGGTTCGGGCCGAACACGAAGACGCCGCTCGCGCGGATCTTCCGGATCGGCGACAAGCGCTGA
- a CDS encoding TadG family pilus assembly protein, whose product MNERRAAAARRRERGSVVLWFLLFLPVLLLFGAFAIDLPHVATARNELQNAADAAALAGAASLESSPGAPVWAAAASAASAALSLNAADGATLSSGTVQTGYWNVTGAPAGLEPTTLVPGAYDVPAVQATVTRATNRNGGPLALLMGGFLGLVGAPAAATAVAVAAAPSTLGAGGLFPMVIDQCVLDQYWDAQAGAPRVDPATGAPYEFQVGNGQTYGGTCYAGQWTTFLVNANDVPTVRGLIANGNPTPLSIGDSIWIEPGMKTAIYYDVPVGVTVVVPVATQISSKTYVPVVAFAAFHIDASNGANIKAITGHFVGGYRIPASAGGVGPAYGAYVAPRLAY is encoded by the coding sequence ATGAATGAGCGTCGCGCCGCCGCCGCGCGCCGCCGTGAGCGCGGCTCCGTCGTGCTGTGGTTCCTGCTGTTCCTGCCGGTGCTGCTGCTCTTCGGCGCGTTCGCGATCGACTTGCCGCACGTCGCCACCGCGCGCAACGAACTGCAGAACGCGGCGGATGCCGCCGCGCTCGCCGGCGCCGCGTCGCTCGAGTCGAGCCCGGGCGCGCCCGTGTGGGCGGCGGCCGCGAGCGCGGCAAGCGCCGCGCTGTCGCTGAACGCGGCCGACGGCGCGACGCTGTCGAGCGGCACGGTGCAGACGGGCTACTGGAACGTGACGGGCGCGCCCGCCGGCCTCGAGCCGACGACGCTCGTGCCCGGCGCATACGACGTGCCGGCCGTGCAGGCAACCGTCACGCGCGCGACGAACCGCAACGGCGGGCCGCTTGCGCTGCTGATGGGCGGCTTCCTCGGCCTCGTCGGCGCGCCCGCGGCGGCGACGGCGGTCGCGGTTGCCGCCGCGCCGTCGACGCTCGGCGCGGGCGGGCTTTTTCCGATGGTCATCGATCAATGCGTGCTCGACCAGTACTGGGACGCGCAGGCGGGCGCGCCGCGCGTCGATCCGGCGACGGGCGCGCCCTACGAGTTCCAGGTCGGCAACGGCCAGACTTACGGCGGCACATGCTATGCCGGCCAGTGGACGACGTTTCTCGTCAACGCGAACGACGTGCCGACCGTGCGCGGACTGATCGCGAACGGCAACCCGACGCCGCTCTCGATCGGCGACAGCATCTGGATCGAGCCCGGCATGAAGACTGCGATCTACTACGACGTGCCGGTCGGCGTGACGGTCGTCGTGCCGGTCGCCACGCAGATCAGCAGCAAGACCTATGTGCCGGTCGTCGCGTTCGCCGCGTTTCATATCGACGCGTCCAACGGCGCGAACATCAAGGCGATCACCGGCCACTTCGTCGGCGGTTACCGGATTCCCGCGAGCGCGGGCGGCGTCGGGCCCGCGTACGGCGCGTACGTCGCGCCGCGTCTCGCGTATTGA
- a CDS encoding amino acid ABC transporter permease translates to MDLSILADNLPYLLVGAFPDGPLGGAALSLVLALASALASAVLGVALGVALTLATGARRGALVVVIGFFRAIPVLMLIFWTYFLLPVLLHADVPGLAAVVCALSLVGGAYLAHSVHAGIRAAGDGQWQAGLSLGLTRWQTVRHVLLPQAVKIMTPSFVNQWVSLVKDTSLAYIVGVPELSFVATQVNNRLMVYPAQIFLFVGVIYLILCTALDVAATWLLAGRRRGSPRGDEASRATAAQPASGGPR, encoded by the coding sequence ATGGATCTGTCGATACTCGCGGACAACCTGCCGTACCTGCTCGTCGGCGCGTTTCCCGACGGCCCGCTCGGCGGCGCCGCGCTGTCGCTCGTGCTCGCGCTCGCGTCGGCGCTCGCATCGGCCGTGCTGGGCGTCGCGCTTGGCGTCGCGCTCACGCTCGCGACGGGCGCGCGGCGCGGCGCGCTCGTTGTCGTGATCGGCTTTTTCCGCGCGATTCCGGTGCTGATGCTGATTTTCTGGACCTACTTCCTGCTGCCCGTGCTGCTGCACGCGGACGTGCCGGGGCTCGCGGCCGTCGTGTGCGCGCTGTCGCTCGTCGGCGGCGCGTATCTCGCGCATTCGGTGCACGCGGGCATCCGGGCGGCGGGCGACGGGCAGTGGCAGGCCGGGCTGTCGCTCGGGCTCACGCGCTGGCAGACGGTGCGCCACGTGCTGCTGCCGCAGGCGGTGAAGATCATGACGCCGTCGTTCGTCAACCAGTGGGTGTCGCTCGTGAAGGATACGTCGCTCGCGTACATCGTCGGCGTGCCGGAGCTGTCGTTCGTCGCGACGCAGGTCAACAATCGGCTGATGGTGTATCCCGCGCAGATCTTCCTGTTCGTCGGCGTGATCTACCTGATTCTCTGCACCGCGCTCGACGTCGCGGCGACGTGGCTGCTCGCGGGCCGTCGGCGCGGCTCGCCGCGCGGCGACGAGGCGTCGCGCGCAACTGCCGCGCAGCCGGCGTCGGGCGGGCCGCGATAG
- a CDS encoding AAA family ATPase, whose translation MGALDLMGGARRAKDLREAAGGARLIAIVADTASDEAIRNLIVDQAMTGAHVARGAIDDAIALMRDLPHGPQHLLVDVSGAAMPLSDLARLADVCDPSVNVIVIGEQNDVGLFRNMLRIGVRDYLVKPLTVELVHRALSAADPGAAARTGKAIGFVGARGGVGVTSIAVALARHLADRVRRRVAYVDFDCHGGAACSMLGVVSNQGLVELLQNPQRLDAQLIKHAMVAQSDRLSVLSAELPYDSEAPLRAGAVAGLVGALRHQFHYVLLDLPERAGRLADEALAACASVYIVADRSVHAAREVARLLHHAETLDGDAHVSLILNNAQQPVRGRVEPADFARAVGRASALELPYEPLTLAVAENLGAALDAPRGGFAAGIAALAQGLTGADAASAPRRPWYARLAGARGAQ comes from the coding sequence ATGGGAGCACTCGATCTGATGGGCGGCGCGCGGCGCGCGAAGGACCTGCGCGAGGCGGCGGGCGGCGCGCGCCTGATCGCGATCGTTGCCGACACGGCGAGCGACGAAGCGATCCGCAACCTGATCGTCGATCAGGCGATGACGGGCGCGCACGTCGCGCGCGGCGCGATCGACGACGCGATCGCGCTGATGCGCGATCTGCCGCACGGGCCGCAGCATCTGCTCGTCGACGTGTCGGGCGCGGCGATGCCGCTGTCCGATCTCGCGCGGCTCGCCGACGTCTGCGATCCGTCGGTGAACGTGATCGTGATCGGCGAGCAGAACGACGTCGGCCTGTTCCGCAACATGCTGCGCATCGGCGTGCGCGACTATCTCGTCAAGCCGCTGACCGTCGAGCTCGTGCACCGCGCGCTGTCCGCGGCCGATCCGGGCGCGGCCGCGCGCACCGGCAAGGCGATCGGCTTCGTCGGCGCGCGCGGCGGCGTCGGCGTGACGAGCATCGCGGTCGCGCTCGCGCGCCATCTCGCGGACCGCGTCCGCCGCCGCGTCGCGTATGTCGATTTCGATTGCCACGGCGGCGCGGCGTGCTCGATGCTCGGCGTCGTGAGCAATCAGGGGCTCGTCGAGCTGCTGCAGAATCCGCAGCGGCTCGACGCGCAGTTGATCAAGCACGCGATGGTCGCGCAGAGCGACCGGCTCTCGGTGCTGTCGGCCGAGCTGCCGTACGACAGCGAGGCGCCGTTGCGCGCGGGCGCGGTGGCGGGGCTCGTCGGCGCGCTCCGGCATCAGTTCCATTACGTGCTGCTCGATCTGCCCGAGCGCGCGGGCCGGCTCGCCGACGAAGCGCTCGCCGCGTGCGCGAGCGTCTACATCGTCGCCGACCGCTCGGTGCATGCGGCGCGCGAGGTGGCGCGGCTGCTGCATCATGCGGAGACGCTCGACGGCGACGCGCACGTGTCGCTGATCCTCAACAACGCGCAGCAGCCGGTGCGCGGCCGCGTCGAGCCGGCCGACTTCGCGCGCGCGGTCGGGCGTGCGTCGGCGCTCGAGCTGCCGTACGAGCCGCTCACGCTCGCCGTCGCCGAGAATCTCGGCGCGGCGCTCGACGCGCCGCGCGGCGGCTTCGCGGCCGGCATCGCCGCGCTCGCGCAAGGGCTGACGGGTGCCGACGCGGCGAGCGCGCCGCGCCGGCCGTGGTACGCGCGGCTTGCCGGCGCGCGGGGCGCGCAATGA